A window of Formosa sp. Hel1_31_208 contains these coding sequences:
- the trpC gene encoding indole-3-glycerol phosphate synthase TrpC, translating into MDILTKIVNDKRVEVKLRKQLIPVSQLEQSVLFKRETISLAKKLRSSDTGIIAEHKRRSPSKQVINHDLNVFDVAKGYENAGVCGISVLTDGKYFGGSLDDLLTARASCNLPLLRKEFIIDEYQILEAKAHGADVILLIAAILTRAEIKQFSEFAKHLDLDVLLEVHNEEELNKSVMPSLDMLGVNNRNLKTFEVRLETSKQLSALIPNDFVKVSESGISTIEAIKTLQPFGYKGFLIGENFMKTTNAGESAAQFIKNLQK; encoded by the coding sequence ATGGATATACTCACTAAAATAGTAAACGATAAACGTGTTGAAGTTAAGCTTCGCAAACAACTTATTCCTGTGAGTCAACTTGAACAGTCTGTTTTATTTAAACGAGAAACCATTTCACTTGCAAAAAAACTGCGCTCAAGTGACACTGGAATAATAGCAGAACATAAACGCCGTTCGCCTTCAAAACAAGTCATTAATCATGATTTAAACGTCTTTGATGTTGCTAAAGGTTATGAAAATGCTGGTGTATGTGGAATATCGGTACTAACCGATGGAAAGTATTTTGGTGGAAGTTTAGATGATCTTCTAACCGCTCGTGCAAGTTGCAATTTGCCATTATTGCGTAAAGAATTCATCATTGATGAGTATCAAATCCTAGAAGCCAAAGCACATGGTGCTGATGTCATTTTATTAATCGCAGCTATTCTCACAAGAGCCGAGATTAAGCAGTTTTCTGAATTTGCCAAACACCTAGATTTGGATGTGCTGCTTGAAGTTCACAATGAAGAGGAACTTAATAAGTCTGTGATGCCTAGTCTGGATATGCTTGGGGTAAATAATAGAAACTTAAAAACTTTTGAAGTCAGATTAGAAACTAGTAAACAATTAAGTGCATTGATCCCTAATGACTTCGTTAAAGTTTCAGAAAGCGGCATTAGTACTATTGAAGCCATTAAGACTTTACAACCCTTTGGTTATAAAGGCTTTTTAATTGGTGAGAATTTCATGAAAACAACTAACGCAGGTGAGAGTGCTGCTCAATTTATTAAAAACTTACAGAAATGA
- the trpD gene encoding anthranilate phosphoribosyltransferase, with the protein MKHILNRLINHESISSEEAKNVLVNISEGLYNQSQIASFLTIYMMRSITLEELQGFRDALLELCIPVDLSDFNAIDLCGTGGDGKDTFNISTLSSFVTAGAGVKVAKHGNYGVSSASGSSNVMEALGVKFTNNVDQLKHSIDKAGICVMHAPLFHPAMKNVAPIRRELGVKTFFNMLGPMVNPAFPKNQMVGVFNLELQRIYGYLYQNTDKNYSVIHALDGYDEISLTGKTKIISNATETMLDPSDLGVEKIEQSEIFGGTTVLEAAEIFKKIINGKGTPAQNNVVCANAGLAIATVQKISHQEGFQLAKESLESGRAKASLEALIELSN; encoded by the coding sequence ATGAAACATATCCTAAACCGACTAATAAACCACGAAAGCATCTCTAGTGAAGAAGCAAAAAATGTATTGGTAAATATTTCCGAAGGACTATACAACCAAAGTCAAATTGCGTCTTTTTTAACCATCTATATGATGCGCAGTATAACGCTAGAAGAATTACAAGGCTTTCGTGATGCCTTACTTGAATTATGCATTCCTGTTGATCTCTCTGATTTTAATGCTATCGATCTTTGTGGCACTGGAGGTGATGGAAAAGACACCTTTAACATTTCCACCTTATCCTCTTTTGTTACAGCAGGCGCAGGAGTTAAAGTAGCTAAACATGGTAATTATGGTGTGTCTTCAGCATCAGGGTCTTCAAATGTCATGGAAGCTCTGGGTGTCAAGTTCACTAATAATGTTGATCAGTTAAAACACAGTATTGACAAAGCAGGAATCTGTGTGATGCACGCACCATTATTTCACCCAGCCATGAAAAATGTAGCTCCAATTCGCAGAGAATTAGGTGTGAAAACATTTTTTAATATGCTCGGACCAATGGTAAATCCAGCTTTTCCTAAGAATCAAATGGTAGGCGTGTTTAACTTAGAGCTCCAACGTATTTATGGTTATCTCTACCAAAATACCGACAAAAACTATAGTGTTATTCATGCTTTAGATGGTTATGACGAAATCTCTTTAACTGGTAAAACAAAGATCATTTCCAACGCCACCGAAACCATGTTAGACCCATCAGACTTAGGTGTTGAAAAAATAGAACAATCTGAAATTTTTGGTGGTACTACCGTTTTAGAAGCCGCAGAAATCTTTAAAAAGATTATCAATGGAAAAGGTACTCCAGCACAAAATAATGTAGTTTGCGCAAATGCAGGCTTAGCCATAGCAACAGTTCAAAAAATATCACATCAAGAGGGTTTTCAACTAGCTAAAGAAAGTCTTGAAAGCGGAAGAGCAAAAGCAAGCTTGGAGGCCTTAATAGAATTAAGTAACTAA
- a CDS encoding YceI family protein produces the protein MKTNILKTAAILVLALSFVSFTSLLKREVKVQESTISWKGYKVTGSHEGTISLKDGSLVFEDDQLTGGNFSIDMTSINVTDLEAGSGKEKLEGHLKSDDFFGIAKYPNAMLTITKVEGKDGNFKVTGDLTVKGETHPTTFDMMVKDNTATATVKIDRTKYGIRYGSASFFDGLKDKAIYDEFDLNVMLKF, from the coding sequence ATGAAAACAAACATTTTAAAAACAGCAGCTATTTTAGTACTAGCATTATCATTTGTATCTTTTACAAGCCTTTTAAAAAGAGAAGTGAAAGTTCAAGAATCTACGATCTCTTGGAAAGGTTATAAAGTCACTGGCTCACACGAAGGAACTATTTCTTTAAAAGACGGTTCTCTAGTATTTGAAGACGATCAATTAACAGGTGGAAACTTTTCAATTGATATGACAAGTATTAATGTTACCGATTTAGAAGCTGGAAGCGGTAAAGAAAAATTAGAAGGTCATTTAAAATCAGATGATTTCTTCGGCATTGCAAAGTACCCTAATGCTATGTTAACCATTACTAAGGTAGAAGGTAAAGACGGAAACTTTAAAGTAACCGGAGACTTAACAGTTAAAGGTGAAACACATCCAACAACTTTCGATATGATGGTAAAGGATAATACTGCAACTGCCACAGTTAAAATCGATAGAACTAAATACGGAATCCGTTATGGTTCGGCTAGCTTCTTTGACGGTTTAAAAGACAAAGCTATTTACGACGAATTTGATCTAAATGTCATGTTGAAGTTTTAA
- a CDS encoding carbohydrate-binding family 9-like protein, whose translation MKQIGLYILLIIITSCKTKGKELIPIDTINVTQDIVNPQHYIVTKVNTELTIDGKADEIEWNNASFTHDFIDIEGVKIPKFSTKVKMLWDNDYLYVYALMKEPHIWGDITERDAIIYLNNDFEVFLDPSQTGFGYGEIEINALNTVWDLYLDKPYRVGGKANFEWDLKQLKSAVFINGSINKYNDIDNSWSLEIAIPLLPFVRLKNKPKTFPKENEQWKLNFSRVEWDFDIIDGEYQRKKENDTYLKEYNWVWSNQKVINMHEPEKWGILQFTEQETSDKVIFKEDPDMLVKQVAYALFRKTRHQDLKELLKTETGSIREMNVKYSESDSLVATFFKTNFGFEYQIKSPISKTTYIINEQGLLKTL comes from the coding sequence ATGAAACAAATCGGGTTATACATATTATTAATCATTATTACCTCTTGTAAAACAAAAGGAAAAGAGCTCATACCAATCGACACCATTAATGTAACTCAAGATATTGTAAATCCGCAACACTACATTGTCACCAAGGTGAATACTGAATTAACTATAGATGGTAAAGCCGATGAAATTGAATGGAACAATGCTTCATTTACTCATGATTTCATTGATATTGAAGGTGTTAAAATTCCAAAATTCAGCACCAAAGTGAAAATGCTTTGGGATAATGATTATTTATATGTTTATGCGCTAATGAAGGAACCTCATATTTGGGGAGATATTACAGAAAGAGATGCGATCATCTATTTAAACAATGACTTTGAAGTCTTTTTAGATCCATCTCAAACTGGTTTTGGATATGGTGAAATTGAAATTAATGCTTTAAATACAGTTTGGGATTTATATTTAGATAAACCTTACCGTGTTGGTGGGAAAGCTAATTTTGAATGGGATCTAAAGCAATTAAAATCTGCCGTATTCATCAACGGCTCGATAAATAAATACAATGACATTGATAACTCTTGGTCACTAGAAATAGCTATCCCGTTGCTACCCTTTGTTCGATTAAAAAACAAACCAAAAACCTTTCCCAAAGAAAATGAACAGTGGAAACTTAATTTTTCAAGAGTTGAGTGGGATTTTGATATTATTGATGGTGAATACCAGCGCAAAAAAGAAAATGACACCTATTTAAAAGAATACAACTGGGTTTGGAGTAATCAGAAAGTCATCAACATGCATGAACCTGAAAAATGGGGTATACTGCAATTTACAGAACAAGAAACTTCAGACAAAGTGATATTTAAGGAAGATCCTGATATGCTTGTAAAGCAAGTGGCATATGCGCTTTTCAGAAAAACCAGACATCAAGATTTAAAAGAATTATTAAAAACAGAAACGGGTTCGATAAGAGAAATGAATGTAAAATATTCAGAAAGTGACTCATTAGTTGCGACATTTTTCAAAACTAATTTTGGGTTTGAATACCAAATAAAGAGTCCTATTTCAAAAACCACCTACATCATTAATGAACAAGGTCTATTAAAAACGTTATGA
- a CDS encoding TlpA disulfide reductase family protein, with amino-acid sequence MNQMTILVFMVLFTFGKTSEERNIHDINQAYIVSDALKVFNFDELEAYLSKKDQNKTYVINFWATWCAPCVKELPYFEQLNTAYANQSVEVILVSLDFPKQIDTKLKPFLKKHKLESEVVVLDDIDSNTWIPKVNENWSGAIPATIIYNKTKKTFYERSFTYQELETELKQFIK; translated from the coding sequence ATGAATCAGATGACAATCCTTGTTTTTATGGTGCTTTTTACCTTCGGAAAAACGTCCGAGGAGCGCAATATTCATGACATCAACCAAGCATATATCGTTTCAGATGCCTTAAAGGTTTTTAATTTTGATGAGCTAGAAGCGTATTTAAGTAAAAAAGATCAGAATAAAACTTATGTGATCAATTTTTGGGCAACATGGTGTGCGCCCTGTGTTAAAGAACTGCCTTATTTTGAACAACTAAATACAGCTTACGCAAATCAAAGCGTTGAAGTTATTTTAGTGAGTCTCGACTTTCCAAAACAAATTGATACCAAGCTAAAACCTTTTTTGAAAAAGCATAAATTAGAAAGTGAGGTTGTCGTGTTAGATGATATTGACTCAAATACATGGATACCCAAGGTAAATGAAAATTGGTCGGGTGCTATACCAGCAACTATCATATACAATAAAACTAAAAAGACGTTTTATGAGCGTTCTTTTACCTATCAAGAATTAGAAACTGAATTAAAACAATTTATAAAATAG
- a CDS encoding aminodeoxychorismate/anthranilate synthase component II: MKVLVIDNYDSFTYNLVHYLEDLNCEVTVKRNDKLTLEEVDQFHKIVLSPGPGIPDEAGLLKAIIGTYAPTKSILGVCLGQQAIGEVFGGSLLNLEEVYHGVATKVTITVDDESLFDHMDKTIEVGRYHSWVVHSKLPEQLEATSFDDNGQIMSLRHKIYDVKGVQYHPESVLTPNGKQILENWINS; this comes from the coding sequence ATGAAAGTATTAGTTATTGATAACTACGACAGTTTCACCTATAATTTAGTCCATTATTTAGAAGATTTAAATTGTGAAGTAACGGTTAAGCGCAACGACAAATTGACACTTGAAGAAGTGGATCAATTTCATAAAATAGTCCTTTCACCTGGACCCGGAATTCCAGATGAAGCTGGTTTACTAAAAGCTATTATTGGCACCTATGCGCCAACCAAAAGTATTTTAGGCGTATGTCTCGGTCAACAAGCTATTGGTGAGGTTTTTGGAGGGTCACTTTTAAATTTAGAAGAGGTTTATCATGGCGTCGCAACTAAAGTCACGATTACCGTTGATGACGAGTCTCTATTTGATCATATGGATAAAACTATTGAAGTGGGACGCTACCATTCATGGGTTGTACATTCTAAATTACCAGAACAATTAGAAGCTACCTCTTTTGATGACAACGGTCAAATTATGTCGCTTCGTCATAAAATCTATGATGTCAAAGGTGTGCAATACCATCCTGAATCTGTATTAACTCCAAACGGAAAACAAATTTTAGAAAACTGGATCAATAGCTAA
- a CDS encoding MarR family winged helix-turn-helix transcriptional regulator produces the protein MKELNTILKTASQLPLSRQTVINVFLSNTVVKNQLLEVLKPHDLSLEQFNVLRILRGQKGNPLNLQDIQERMINKMSNTTRLIDKLILKDCVKRTECKNNRRKIELYITKTGLDKLKDLDQLVNSTEEKITKNLNADELEQLNALLSKLQL, from the coding sequence ATGAAAGAGTTGAATACCATATTAAAAACAGCATCACAGTTACCCTTGTCAAGACAAACGGTGATTAACGTGTTTCTATCCAATACTGTGGTAAAAAATCAGCTTTTAGAAGTCTTAAAGCCTCATGACCTTTCTCTAGAACAATTTAATGTACTGCGCATCTTAAGAGGTCAGAAGGGAAACCCCTTAAATCTTCAAGATATTCAGGAGCGTATGATCAATAAAATGAGTAACACGACTAGATTGATAGATAAACTCATTTTAAAAGATTGTGTGAAACGAACAGAGTGTAAAAACAACCGTCGTAAAATAGAGCTTTACATCACCAAAACTGGATTAGACAAACTGAAAGATTTGGACCAACTGGTAAATTCAACGGAAGAAAAGATTACCAAAAACCTAAACGCAGATGAATTAGAGCAACTCAACGCCTTATTATCTAAACTACAATTATAA
- the trpB gene encoding tryptophan synthase subunit beta, translating into MSYNINNKGYYGEFGGAYIPEMLYPNIEELRQNYLKITDEPSFKEEFDQLLKDYVGRPSPLYFAKRLSEKYNTKIYLKREDLNHTGAHKINNTVGQILLAQRLGKTRIIAETGAGQHGVATATVCALMGMECVVYMGEIDIARQAPNVARMKMLGARVVPATSGSKTLKDATNEAMRDWINNPVDTHYIVGSVVGPHPYPDMVARFQAIVSEEIQWQLKENEGTDKPDYVVACVGGGSNAAGAFYHYLEDTDVKLIAVEAAGKGIHSGESAATSVLGREGIIHGSKTLLMQTDDGQITEPYSISAGLDYPGVGPMHAHLYTSGRAEFMSITDDEAMIAGLELSQLEGIIPAIETSHSLAIFNQKTFKPEDIIVINLSGRGDKDLQNYIDYFKL; encoded by the coding sequence ATGAGCTACAACATTAACAACAAAGGTTACTACGGTGAATTTGGAGGGGCTTACATCCCAGAGATGCTTTACCCAAATATTGAAGAGTTACGTCAAAATTATTTAAAGATCACAGATGAGCCTTCATTTAAAGAAGAATTTGATCAATTATTAAAAGATTATGTTGGTCGACCTTCTCCACTCTATTTTGCAAAACGTCTCAGTGAAAAATACAATACCAAAATCTACCTAAAACGTGAAGATTTAAATCATACAGGTGCACACAAAATCAACAATACCGTTGGACAAATTTTATTGGCGCAACGGTTAGGCAAAACCAGAATAATTGCCGAAACGGGAGCAGGTCAACATGGTGTAGCCACAGCAACTGTGTGTGCACTCATGGGCATGGAATGTGTGGTGTATATGGGAGAAATTGATATTGCGCGTCAAGCACCAAATGTAGCCAGAATGAAAATGTTAGGAGCAAGAGTTGTGCCTGCAACTTCTGGGAGCAAAACCTTAAAAGATGCTACAAATGAAGCCATGCGCGATTGGATAAACAATCCTGTCGATACGCATTATATTGTCGGAAGTGTTGTAGGCCCTCATCCCTATCCAGATATGGTAGCTCGTTTTCAAGCTATTGTTTCCGAAGAAATTCAATGGCAACTTAAAGAAAATGAAGGAACAGACAAACCTGATTATGTCGTTGCTTGTGTTGGTGGTGGTAGCAATGCGGCTGGTGCCTTTTATCATTATTTAGAAGATACAGATGTGAAATTAATAGCTGTGGAAGCTGCCGGAAAGGGAATCCATTCTGGTGAGAGTGCTGCTACTTCCGTTCTCGGTCGTGAAGGCATTATCCATGGTAGTAAGACGCTATTAATGCAAACTGATGACGGACAAATAACCGAGCCCTATTCTATTTCCGCAGGTTTAGACTATCCTGGTGTTGGTCCAATGCATGCACATTTATACACCTCTGGTCGTGCCGAATTCATGTCAATTACCGATGATGAAGCCATGATAGCTGGATTAGAATTAAGTCAGTTGGAAGGTATAATTCCTGCTATTGAAACTAGTCACTCTTTAGCTATTTTTAATCAAAAGACATTTAAACCAGAAGATATCATCGTCATCAACCTTTCGGGTCGTGGCGATAAAGATTTACAGAATTATATTGATTATTTTAAATTGTAA
- the trpA gene encoding tryptophan synthase subunit alpha has protein sequence MNRINQKLKEDKKLLSIYFTAGYPSIDDTVSILQNLEKNGVDMIEIGLPFSDPLADGPTIQASSTQALKNGMTTEVLFDQLKDIRETVSIPLIIMGYFNPMLQYGVDAFCKKCQEVGIDGLIIPDLPVDVYNEKYKATFDKYGLINVFLITPQTSVERINFIDSISSGFIYMVSSASVTGSSSGFGDEQTSYFKRIADMQLHNPQIVGFGISDNDTFTQATRYAKGAIIGSAFIKHLSNNGTSKISEFVTTIL, from the coding sequence ATGAATAGAATTAATCAAAAACTAAAAGAAGATAAAAAGCTTTTATCCATTTACTTTACAGCAGGATATCCTAGTATAGATGATACGGTTTCCATATTACAAAATCTAGAGAAAAACGGTGTTGATATGATAGAAATAGGCTTGCCTTTTAGTGATCCTTTAGCCGATGGCCCAACCATACAAGCGAGTTCTACTCAAGCCTTAAAAAATGGCATGACCACTGAAGTCCTATTTGATCAATTAAAAGATATTCGAGAAACCGTTTCTATTCCATTAATCATTATGGGGTATTTTAACCCAATGCTACAGTATGGTGTTGATGCATTCTGTAAAAAATGCCAAGAGGTTGGAATTGACGGTCTCATCATTCCAGATTTGCCCGTAGATGTCTACAACGAAAAGTATAAAGCAACTTTTGACAAATATGGTTTAATCAATGTGTTTTTAATTACCCCTCAAACCTCAGTTGAACGCATTAATTTTATAGATTCTATTTCAAGTGGTTTTATTTATATGGTGAGCAGTGCCAGTGTTACGGGAAGTAGTTCTGGATTTGGAGATGAACAAACTTCATATTTTAAACGTATCGCAGATATGCAACTCCATAATCCGCAAATTGTTGGTTTTGGAATTTCTGACAACGACACCTTTACCCAAGCTACGCGATATGCAAAAGGTGCCATTATTGGGAGTGCATTCATAAAACACCTATCAAATAACGGCACTTCTAAAATTTCGGAATTTGTAACTACCATTTTATGA
- a CDS encoding anthranilate synthase component I family protein, which translates to MKTFSLYTHYKKILADTITPVSIYLKIRDKFPNSILLESSDYHANDNSFSYICFNPIASIEVDKDVIYQSYPDGSSKTNNALNVSVTAEIHKFTKRFKVNSDEDFKFINNGIFGYTAYDAVKYFEDIEISKKPDSLDIPDIYYAVYQNIIAINHFKNEAYIFAHCFKTENNIDEILQLISSKNFASYNFKPDSNITSNLTDDEYKSQVELAKKHCARGDVFQLVLSKKFSQAFKGDEFNVYRALRSINPSPYLFYFDYGNFKIFGSSPEAQLVVKDTQAEIHPIAGTFKRTGNDEEDQQLAKQLAEDDKENAEHVMLVDLARNDLSRHGSEVSVDTYREAQFFSHVIHLVSKVTGKIHDKTPTMQVVADTFPAGTLSGAPKHRAMQLIEQYEKTSRAFYGGAIGFMDFEGNYNHAIMIRTFLSQNHQLHWQAGAGLVSKSTPEHELQEVYNKLGALTKAIELAEEI; encoded by the coding sequence ATGAAAACATTCAGTTTATATACACATTACAAGAAAATATTAGCAGACACCATAACTCCGGTGAGCATCTATTTAAAGATTAGGGATAAATTTCCTAATAGTATTTTGTTGGAAAGTAGTGACTATCACGCCAATGATAACAGTTTTTCCTATATCTGCTTTAATCCTATAGCGTCTATAGAGGTGGACAAAGATGTGATTTATCAAAGCTATCCCGATGGCAGTTCGAAAACTAACAATGCTTTAAATGTATCGGTTACTGCGGAAATACACAAGTTCACAAAACGCTTTAAGGTAAATTCTGACGAAGATTTCAAATTTATTAATAATGGCATTTTTGGTTATACCGCGTACGATGCAGTCAAATATTTTGAAGATATCGAGATCTCTAAAAAACCAGATTCATTAGACATTCCAGATATCTATTATGCGGTGTATCAAAACATCATTGCCATTAATCATTTTAAAAACGAAGCCTATATTTTCGCGCATTGCTTTAAAACTGAAAATAATATTGATGAAATTCTTCAATTAATAAGTTCTAAGAATTTTGCCTCTTATAACTTTAAACCAGATTCTAACATCACATCAAATCTTACAGATGATGAGTATAAAAGTCAAGTTGAACTCGCCAAAAAACACTGTGCACGGGGTGATGTATTTCAATTGGTACTCTCAAAAAAATTCTCTCAGGCTTTTAAAGGCGATGAATTTAATGTCTATAGAGCTTTAAGAAGTATTAATCCGTCACCTTACCTCTTCTATTTTGACTACGGAAATTTTAAAATCTTCGGAAGTTCCCCAGAAGCACAACTCGTTGTGAAAGACACCCAAGCTGAAATTCATCCTATAGCAGGCACCTTTAAAAGAACAGGTAATGACGAAGAAGATCAACAACTAGCGAAACAACTCGCCGAAGACGATAAGGAAAACGCAGAACACGTTATGCTAGTTGACCTCGCCAGAAACGACTTGAGCAGACATGGAAGTGAAGTCTCGGTAGACACCTATAGAGAAGCTCAATTCTTTTCTCATGTGATTCACTTAGTGAGCAAAGTCACTGGAAAAATACATGATAAAACACCAACCATGCAAGTTGTTGCAGATACATTTCCAGCTGGAACATTAAGTGGTGCTCCAAAACACAGAGCAATGCAGCTTATTGAGCAATATGAAAAAACAAGCCGAGCATTTTATGGAGGTGCCATTGGCTTTATGGATTTTGAAGGCAATTATAATCACGCTATTATGATTAGGACGTTTTTAAGTCAAAATCACCAACTCCATTGGCAAGCAGGTGCAGGTTTAGTCTCTAAATCAACTCCTGAACATGAATTACAAGAAGTATATAACAAATTAGGTGCTTTAACAAAAGCCATAGAACTAGCAGAAGAGATATGA
- a CDS encoding phosphoribosylanthranilate isomerase yields MKLKVCGMKYRDNINEVAQLLPDYLGFIFYEKSSRFFDRNLPEVPESIKKVGVFVDASVDAIIENIETHHLQAVQLHGQESPKCCQAIREFCHSTSRTVEIIKVFSIKTDFDFSVLKAFEKACDYYLFDTKGKLPGGNGYAFNWDVLQDYPSTKPYFLSGGIGLNEIKSLRAFKNTKASKYCYAIDVNSKFEIEAGLKNTIELEKFKHELQH; encoded by the coding sequence ATGAAACTGAAAGTCTGCGGAATGAAATATAGAGACAATATAAACGAGGTTGCGCAATTGCTACCCGATTATTTAGGCTTTATATTCTATGAAAAATCAAGTCGGTTTTTTGACAGAAACCTTCCTGAAGTACCAGAATCTATCAAAAAAGTTGGTGTATTTGTCGATGCTTCGGTAGACGCAATTATAGAAAACATTGAAACTCACCATTTACAGGCAGTTCAATTGCATGGTCAAGAATCCCCAAAGTGTTGTCAAGCCATTCGTGAATTTTGTCATTCAACATCGAGAACAGTCGAAATTATAAAAGTATTTAGCATCAAAACTGATTTTGATTTTTCAGTTTTAAAAGCATTTGAGAAGGCGTGCGATTACTATTTATTTGACACTAAAGGCAAATTACCTGGCGGAAATGGCTATGCTTTTAATTGGGACGTATTGCAAGATTACCCATCAACTAAACCCTACTTTTTAAGTGGAGGCATTGGATTAAATGAGATTAAAAGCCTTCGGGCTTTTAAAAACACTAAAGCTTCAAAATATTGCTACGCTATTGATGTGAATAGCAAATTTGAGATTGAAGCAGGCCTTAAAAACACAATTGAATTAGAAAAATTTAAACATGAGCTACAACATTAA
- a CDS encoding family 10 glycosylhydrolase: protein MKHLFISIAVILMFSCQEKTENKKELSTTKAPFVFATWANAGSTFDKLKWEAKLTYYDSLGISEVLVGGSPEVLKQLVPLATKKNIKIHAWMWTLNRPGDTIANKHPEWYAVNRAGKNSLEYRAYVDYYQWLSPFHPEAREHVKNNVRKLTTIKGLASIHLDYVRYVDVILGKDLQPKYNLVQTTEMPEYDYGYHPIARAGFKSIFGKDPLDIEHPELSTEWRQYRLNAVTTLVNELVEIAHNSNNKMTAAVFPFPEMSRQMVRQAWNDWNLDAAYPMVYNNFYRENVNWIGFATEQSVNDVDFPIFSGLYSPALQDPRDLEKAIRLVKEKGAQGFSIFTADNLNKAQKDIFIKLKEEYQNE, encoded by the coding sequence ATGAAACATTTATTTATATCTATAGCTGTAATTCTCATGTTTTCTTGTCAAGAAAAAACAGAAAACAAGAAAGAATTATCAACAACTAAAGCCCCTTTTGTTTTTGCTACTTGGGCTAATGCTGGCAGCACGTTTGATAAATTAAAATGGGAAGCTAAATTGACCTATTATGATTCATTAGGAATTTCTGAAGTCTTAGTTGGAGGTAGCCCAGAAGTTTTAAAACAACTGGTACCACTTGCGACTAAGAAAAACATAAAAATCCATGCTTGGATGTGGACGCTTAATAGACCAGGCGATACTATCGCTAACAAGCATCCAGAATGGTATGCCGTTAATAGAGCGGGTAAAAACTCTCTAGAATATAGAGCATACGTAGATTACTATCAATGGTTAAGCCCATTTCATCCAGAAGCTCGAGAACATGTTAAAAATAACGTCAGAAAACTGACCACTATTAAAGGACTTGCCTCCATTCACCTAGATTACGTTCGATATGTGGATGTGATATTAGGAAAGGATTTACAACCAAAATACAATTTGGTACAAACTACAGAGATGCCTGAATATGATTATGGTTATCATCCTATAGCTAGAGCAGGTTTCAAAAGTATTTTTGGCAAAGACCCACTAGATATAGAGCACCCAGAATTAAGTACGGAATGGCGACAATATCGCTTAAATGCCGTTACAACTTTAGTCAATGAACTCGTCGAAATTGCGCATAATAGTAATAACAAAATGACCGCAGCCGTGTTTCCTTTTCCGGAAATGTCTAGACAAATGGTAAGGCAAGCATGGAATGATTGGAATTTAGACGCAGCCTACCCAATGGTTTATAATAATTTTTATCGTGAAAATGTTAACTGGATTGGTTTCGCTACAGAACAAAGTGTTAACGATGTTGACTTTCCAATATTTTCAGGATTATACAGTCCTGCCTTGCAAGACCCAAGAGATTTAGAGAAAGCCATTCGCCTTGTAAAAGAAAAAGGCGCTCAAGGTTTCTCAATATTTACAGCAGACAACCTGAATAAAGCACAAAAAGACATATTTATCAAATTGAAAGAAGAATATCAAAATGAATAG